The Sulfurimonas hydrogeniphila genome includes a window with the following:
- a CDS encoding thiamine pyrophosphate-dependent enzyme has product MSLKYITPAERFKKYLPKDYVELVDYGPFGKTQEEAGPGNMGQFKELVEEHPMCSGCWMAYYIRLIFASLPNPEDTVTLGTAGCGRLAISQAAVPFIYGNYGDQNAMASGLTRAFRLRFPDKTKDVITIAGDGGTMDIGFSMTMHSWIRGEKFTTIMLDNEVYGNTGGQSSGMSPQGAVLKMAPKGKDFGKMPATELARAAGCVYTVRMSPTNIKKAAKIIRRAIFVAREVGPTFIHAYTSCNIEYSIPTHEVFADAKAQEKDRFTFEEYMTDEAKEVIERVEAEEKAARMARKAQKTEAVN; this is encoded by the coding sequence ATGAGTTTAAAATATATAACTCCGGCAGAGAGATTTAAAAAATATCTACCAAAAGATTATGTAGAGCTAGTTGACTACGGTCCGTTTGGAAAAACACAAGAAGAAGCCGGACCAGGTAATATGGGGCAGTTTAAAGAGCTCGTTGAAGAGCATCCGATGTGTTCTGGTTGTTGGATGGCATACTATATCAGACTGATTTTTGCTTCACTTCCAAATCCGGAAGATACAGTAACACTGGGTACAGCAGGTTGTGGCCGTTTGGCTATTTCTCAGGCTGCGGTACCGTTTATCTATGGTAACTACGGTGACCAAAATGCTATGGCATCAGGATTGACACGTGCGTTCAGATTACGTTTCCCTGATAAAACAAAAGATGTTATTACTATTGCCGGTGACGGTGGTACTATGGATATCGGTTTCTCAATGACTATGCACTCATGGATTCGTGGCGAAAAATTCACGACTATCATGCTTGACAATGAAGTTTATGGAAATACAGGCGGACAATCTTCTGGAATGTCTCCACAAGGTGCTGTTCTTAAAATGGCTCCAAAAGGAAAAGATTTCGGTAAAATGCCGGCAACAGAGCTTGCCAGAGCAGCCGGTTGTGTCTATACTGTAAGAATGTCTCCGACAAACATCAAAAAAGCGGCTAAGATTATCAGACGTGCAATCTTTGTTGCAAGAGAAGTCGGACCGACATTTATTCATGCATATACATCATGTAATATCGAATATTCAATTCCTACGCATGAAGTGTTTGCTGATGCAAAAGCACAGGAAAAAGATCGTTTTACATTTGAAGAATACATGACTGATGAAGCAAAAGAAGTCATCGAACGTGTAGAAGCTGAAGAAAAAGCAGCAAGAATGGCAAGAAAAGCTCAAAAAACAGAGGCGGTAAATTAA
- a CDS encoding 2-oxoacid:acceptor oxidoreductase family protein, with translation MADKTRKKRYNIRISGLGGQGVVTTAHILGSTMDNAGQYASLVPFFGSEKRMAPVEAYVRASTEPIYEVGEVVYPDIIMIYHSQVVTHGKSYTMPFYTGLKPDSLIIINSEVNVLDEDDVKVLKDLRATVVQFDATKLALDTAGTELATNMAMMGMMLGLINLVSIENIETAVKERFLGTSFVSSGGTAMLDSAIEKKFKKKEELLQKNMDVISKTFEMANSIDLDTADLIIKFDI, from the coding sequence ATGGCTGATAAAACAAGAAAAAAAAGATATAACATACGTATTTCCGGATTAGGTGGACAAGGTGTTGTAACTACTGCTCACATCCTTGGTTCAACAATGGATAATGCAGGTCAATATGCATCTTTGGTACCGTTTTTTGGTTCTGAAAAAAGAATGGCACCTGTTGAGGCTTATGTAAGAGCTTCAACAGAGCCGATTTATGAAGTTGGTGAAGTTGTATATCCTGATATTATCATGATTTACCACTCACAGGTTGTAACACACGGTAAGTCTTATACAATGCCGTTTTATACAGGTCTTAAGCCTGACAGTTTGATTATCATCAACTCTGAAGTAAATGTACTTGATGAAGATGATGTAAAAGTTTTAAAAGACTTAAGAGCTACTGTTGTTCAGTTTGATGCAACAAAACTTGCACTTGATACGGCAGGAACAGAACTGGCAACAAATATGGCAATGATGGGTATGATGCTTGGACTTATAAACCTTGTCAGTATTGAAAACATTGAAACAGCGGTAAAAGAGAGATTCCTGGGAACATCATTTGTATCTTCAGGCGGTACAGCTATGCTTGACTCTGCAATAGAGAAAAAGTTTAAGAAAAAAGAAGAGTTACTCCAAAAAAATATGGATGTAATCAGCAAGACTTTTGAAATGGCAAATTCTATTGATTTGGATACTGCTGATTTAATTATTAAGTTCGACATATAA
- the tig gene encoding trigger factor produces MEVSVKKIDDINFILSGTIENNIIENKVAEFKEKLTQKTNNDTSKSENIEQEAAGEVFKEFINTGIKKANIDIDTILGQPLLKKYEQQENNVYFEVALSTSPQINTDIDYNDIIPDFTKPKADPAAVEAKLQEFAQQQAPFTKIDKPRAVKAGDVAVIDFAGSIDGKPFEGGSAEKFNLKIGSQSFIPGFEEQIIGMEYGEERTITVTFPADYQAEDLAGKETKFDVKLHEIQQQEAQTPDDAFAQKILSDPSATLDTLKEKFADQIISEELSQLYMQELKPKIINALNEKFDFTLPENIVEQEIDAKVREKTKSYTEEEHKQFLEDKEKFLQLRESVREDAKRVVKTALIVEALAKKEGIDVHIQEVHAALGYQAMMTGQDAQELVKYYEENNLMTSAKMGLTEDKLFGKLLGFHNQ; encoded by the coding sequence GTGGAAGTCTCAGTAAAAAAAATCGATGATATTAACTTTATCTTGAGTGGTACGATCGAAAACAATATAATAGAAAACAAAGTGGCAGAATTTAAAGAAAAATTAACACAAAAGACAAATAACGATACGTCAAAAAGTGAAAATATTGAGCAGGAAGCAGCAGGCGAAGTTTTCAAAGAATTCATCAATACCGGCATCAAAAAAGCAAATATAGACATAGATACTATTTTGGGACAACCACTCCTGAAAAAATATGAACAGCAGGAGAACAATGTCTACTTCGAGGTCGCGCTCTCTACAAGTCCTCAAATCAATACAGATATAGACTATAACGATATCATCCCCGACTTCACAAAGCCAAAAGCCGATCCTGCAGCAGTGGAGGCCAAACTTCAGGAGTTTGCACAACAGCAGGCTCCCTTTACCAAAATAGACAAACCGCGGGCAGTAAAAGCAGGTGATGTTGCTGTCATCGACTTTGCCGGTTCTATTGATGGAAAACCGTTTGAAGGCGGCAGTGCCGAAAAATTCAACCTGAAAATCGGATCCCAGTCATTTATTCCGGGTTTTGAAGAACAGATAATAGGAATGGAGTATGGCGAGGAGAGAACCATTACCGTTACCTTTCCGGCAGATTATCAGGCAGAAGATCTCGCAGGGAAAGAGACTAAATTTGATGTCAAACTTCATGAAATTCAACAGCAGGAAGCCCAAACACCCGATGATGCTTTTGCCCAAAAAATTCTAAGCGATCCCTCGGCAACACTTGACACACTCAAAGAAAAATTTGCAGACCAGATTATATCCGAAGAACTTTCACAACTGTATATGCAGGAGCTTAAGCCAAAAATAATAAATGCTTTAAATGAAAAATTTGATTTCACACTGCCTGAGAATATCGTCGAGCAGGAGATAGATGCAAAAGTGCGCGAAAAAACAAAAAGCTACACAGAAGAAGAGCATAAACAGTTCCTTGAAGACAAAGAGAAATTTCTTCAGCTAAGAGAATCTGTACGTGAAGATGCCAAAAGAGTTGTAAAAACTGCCCTTATCGTTGAAGCTTTGGCAAAAAAAGAAGGAATAGATGTTCATATACAGGAAGTGCATGCCGCACTTGGCTATCAGGCAATGATGACAGGCCAGGATGCCCAGGAACTTGTAAAGTACTATGAAGAGAACAATCTTATGACATCTGCAAAAATGGGTCTTACCGAAGATAAACTTTTTGGAAAACTCCTGGGGTTTCATAATCAGTAA
- a CDS encoding leucine-rich repeat domain-containing protein, which yields MIQKIWDWADKNNISDLEWIAHDSYLKGGYFRGLPRDKESLLGLQELNLLGSQLSDLPPEIACLKNLKKLYMLGNRLRKLPPETGLLTQLEELYLAGNQLEELPKEIGSLKNLKLLLLQENRLSGIPKEIASLKNLKTLELGANQLSSLPAEIGQLTNLTKLTFWKNRLSTLPDEIENLLNLEELDFTYNRLSLTQGHALWLDRLMQKGCCVSI from the coding sequence ATGATTCAAAAAATCTGGGACTGGGCTGATAAAAACAATATATCCGATTTAGAGTGGATAGCGCATGATTCCTATCTCAAAGGTGGCTATTTCAGAGGACTTCCGAGAGACAAAGAATCATTGCTCGGACTGCAGGAGCTCAATCTTCTTGGCAGTCAGCTTTCAGACTTGCCGCCGGAAATAGCCTGTCTTAAGAATTTAAAAAAACTTTATATGCTGGGAAACCGGTTGAGGAAACTGCCCCCGGAGACAGGCCTTCTGACACAGCTTGAAGAACTTTATCTTGCAGGGAATCAATTGGAAGAACTGCCAAAAGAGATAGGGTCTTTAAAAAATCTGAAACTGCTTCTTTTGCAGGAAAACAGACTCTCAGGCATACCAAAAGAGATCGCTTCGCTCAAAAATTTAAAAACATTGGAACTGGGCGCAAATCAGCTTTCATCCCTTCCTGCTGAAATCGGACAATTGACAAATTTAACCAAGCTGACTTTCTGGAAGAATCGGCTGAGTACCCTGCCTGACGAGATTGAAAATCTGCTAAACCTGGAAGAGCTGGACTTCACTTACAACAGGCTTTCATTAACCCAAGGGCATGCCCTGTGGCTGGACAGGCTTATGCAAAAAGGCTGTTGTGTTTCTATATAA
- a CDS encoding GNAT family N-acetyltransferase — translation MSNTLIHNPDECRYEYHIDGHVAYITYDDQDGKMHLTHTIVPQELAGKGLAKALLEDVLKEIEKENKKAVAQCSYIVKYQEKNPDKSHLFI, via the coding sequence ATGTCAAATACTTTAATTCACAATCCAGATGAGTGCAGATACGAATACCATATAGACGGACATGTGGCTTATATAACATATGATGATCAGGATGGCAAGATGCACTTGACACATACTATTGTACCGCAAGAACTGGCGGGAAAAGGTCTTGCAAAAGCTTTGCTTGAAGATGTGCTCAAAGAGATAGAAAAAGAGAATAAAAAAGCTGTGGCGCAATGTTCGTATATTGTCAAATATCAGGAAAAAAATCCTGACAAGAGTCACCTGTTTATATAG
- a CDS encoding DUF819 domain-containing protein — MIDSPLIYLFTLALLVTALSFAQIKTKHKFFEYIPVVVLIYAFSMLLASSGVFAQNQEITAVYRLTKTNLLPAMLFLMLLEVDFKHFFKLRKSLLIAYVLAVFSIAFAFIVVAYLFGFDKETAAAFGALAGSWMGGTANMIAVGSALHVSEDAFAYALVVDSVNYTVWVMLLLFLVPFAKIFNRFTKSEEKLAYLDKIGCACSVGAKRYWLLILLALGASLFSQIIAEKLVILNTTTSIVVFSTLLGVLGSFTKLRFINGSNEVATTMLYILIALIGSRAVIESFSGLGMYVFAGFAVLLVHALIMVAGAKIFKLDLFSISVASLANIGGVASAPILAATYNKALVSIGVLMAIMGYLIGTFGGLLVGYILIYSTQ; from the coding sequence TTGATTGACTCTCCTTTGATATATCTTTTTACACTTGCTTTACTTGTAACAGCACTCAGCTTTGCACAAATCAAAACAAAACACAAATTTTTCGAGTATATTCCTGTTGTTGTGCTGATATATGCTTTTTCTATGCTGCTTGCCTCTTCGGGAGTGTTTGCGCAAAATCAGGAGATTACAGCTGTCTACAGACTGACAAAAACGAATCTGCTGCCGGCAATGCTTTTTTTGATGCTTCTGGAAGTGGATTTTAAGCATTTTTTCAAGCTCAGAAAATCGCTTTTAATCGCTTATGTTTTAGCTGTTTTTTCCATTGCTTTTGCCTTTATAGTCGTTGCATATTTGTTTGGGTTTGACAAAGAAACAGCAGCAGCATTTGGCGCACTCGCAGGGAGTTGGATGGGAGGTACGGCAAATATGATCGCTGTCGGAAGTGCTTTACATGTAAGTGAAGATGCCTTTGCCTATGCTCTTGTTGTGGACAGTGTCAATTATACTGTATGGGTGATGCTCTTGCTTTTTTTGGTCCCTTTTGCAAAAATATTCAACAGGTTTACAAAGAGTGAAGAAAAACTTGCCTATCTGGATAAAATCGGTTGTGCCTGTTCTGTGGGTGCTAAAAGATACTGGCTCCTAATTCTTCTGGCACTCGGAGCATCTCTGTTTTCTCAGATAATAGCCGAAAAATTGGTGATACTCAATACAACGACAAGTATTGTTGTTTTTTCCACACTCTTAGGGGTGCTCGGCTCTTTTACAAAATTACGGTTTATAAACGGTTCAAACGAAGTGGCAACAACCATGCTCTATATTTTAATAGCACTGATAGGTTCTCGTGCTGTCATAGAAAGCTTCAGTGGTCTTGGCATGTATGTTTTTGCCGGTTTTGCCGTCTTGCTTGTGCATGCATTGATAATGGTGGCAGGGGCAAAAATATTCAAGCTCGATTTATTCAGTATCTCAGTTGCCTCTCTGGCAAACATAGGCGGTGTGGCTTCGGCACCAATTCTTGCGGCAACTTACAACAAAGCACTTGTAAGTATAGGTGTACTGATGGCAATAATGGGGTATTTGATAGGAACTTTTGGCGGGCTTTTGGTCGGATATATACTTATTTACAGCACGCAGTAG
- a CDS encoding transposase has product MNHKQHSTNGLNLLQKTEGFSQAQSAWRFYNNEHVDIESLNEPMLTRGIKTINKSSDEYILVAHDWSLINYKNHTAKTDCIRKRRSNVNNASSRGYELQSSLAIESSSGKPILPLVQNLKTQDKVLSSYNPTMKSHLTHLGELTQRIAYINQSLNIQKKIVHVIDREADSAGFFRGLQKEDLYIVRALDNVKVRYEDEDITQKELSKKMDKGKYVKTIQYQNKKVKIYVNTVDILITRDSYQKTDTPQGKTIKQKVKGKPIKNRFIVQRLIDEKNNTVATWLLLSNLPKDVDITRIGLWYYYRWNIETYFKLLKSSGFNLEKWQQESAQAIFKRLFVASYACLLVWEIEHTNSKNMLAIRKFLVRLSGRLVARKKISTSPALLAGLWNFFSAMDMLELYDIEELHSIKKELNDFMQMEF; this is encoded by the coding sequence ATGAATCATAAACAACACAGTACCAATGGATTAAACCTGCTACAAAAGACTGAAGGATTTTCACAAGCACAAAGTGCTTGGAGATTTTACAATAATGAGCATGTAGATATAGAGTCACTCAATGAGCCAATGCTTACAAGAGGGATTAAAACTATTAATAAAAGCAGTGATGAATATATACTTGTAGCCCATGACTGGTCACTCATAAATTATAAAAACCATACGGCAAAAACAGATTGTATACGAAAACGCAGAAGCAATGTAAATAATGCTTCATCAAGAGGATATGAGTTGCAAAGTTCCCTTGCAATTGAGAGCAGCAGCGGCAAACCAATCCTTCCCTTGGTACAGAACCTAAAGACACAAGATAAAGTGCTCTCAAGCTATAATCCTACAATGAAGAGTCATCTTACCCATCTCGGTGAATTAACACAAAGAATAGCTTATATCAATCAATCCCTCAACATACAAAAGAAAATTGTACATGTAATTGACAGAGAAGCAGACAGTGCGGGGTTTTTCAGAGGACTGCAAAAAGAGGATTTATATATAGTACGAGCATTAGACAATGTCAAAGTCAGGTATGAAGATGAAGATATTACCCAAAAAGAGTTGTCCAAAAAAATGGATAAAGGCAAATATGTAAAAACTATACAGTATCAAAATAAAAAAGTAAAAATTTATGTTAATACGGTAGATATACTTATAACAAGAGACAGCTATCAAAAGACAGATACGCCACAAGGTAAAACAATAAAACAAAAAGTAAAAGGCAAGCCAATAAAAAACAGATTTATAGTCCAAAGACTCATAGATGAGAAGAACAATACAGTTGCTACCTGGCTTCTGTTAAGCAATCTTCCAAAAGATGTTGATATAACAAGGATAGGATTGTGGTATTATTACAGATGGAATATAGAAACGTATTTTAAACTGTTAAAAAGCTCAGGGTTTAATTTGGAAAAATGGCAGCAAGAGAGTGCACAGGCTATATTTAAACGCTTGTTTGTTGCCTCTTATGCCTGTTTGCTTGTATGGGAAATTGAACATACAAATAGTAAAAACATGCTGGCAATTAGAAAGTTTTTAGTTCGATTAAGCGGGAGATTGGTAGCAAGAAAGAAGATATCTACCTCTCCGGCTCTGTTAGCAGGTTTATGGAACTTCTTCTCTGCTATGGATATGCTTGAACTTTATGATATTGAAGAACTCCATAGCATTAAAAAAGAACTCAATGACTTTATGCAGATGGAGTTTTAA
- a CDS encoding 3'-5' exonuclease: MAKKYVILDTETTGTNEEDRIIQLGYMVLGTKEIEVHNKFCSADIAIKYGAMEVHGITPDLIEGKPPCVETQAYKRLLELNTAENYLIIHNAPFDITMLEKEGFVTQMKVIDTLRVAKHVMPDEEAHRLQYFRYKMELYKEEEKEAEALGIVVKAHDAIGDVLVLKLFLSKLKDIVQEQFPNENPVEKMVDLTNTPILVQTFRFGKHKGKSLEEVASEDAGYLRWMLKNMENIDEDLRYSINYYLES; this comes from the coding sequence ATGGCAAAAAAATATGTGATTTTAGATACAGAAACAACAGGTACAAATGAAGAAGACAGAATAATTCAACTCGGTTATATGGTTTTAGGCACAAAAGAGATAGAAGTGCATAACAAATTTTGTTCTGCTGATATTGCTATAAAATACGGTGCGATGGAAGTGCATGGGATTACACCTGATTTGATTGAAGGCAAGCCGCCTTGTGTAGAGACACAGGCATACAAAAGACTTCTGGAATTAAATACTGCAGAGAATTATCTCATCATTCACAATGCCCCTTTTGATATAACAATGCTCGAAAAAGAAGGCTTTGTAACACAGATGAAAGTTATAGATACGCTAAGGGTTGCAAAACATGTTATGCCGGATGAAGAGGCGCACAGACTGCAGTATTTTCGCTATAAAATGGAACTCTACAAAGAAGAAGAAAAAGAGGCCGAGGCACTTGGCATCGTTGTCAAGGCCCATGATGCCATCGGTGATGTCCTTGTCTTGAAACTCTTTCTCTCTAAACTCAAAGATATTGTCCAAGAACAGTTTCCAAATGAAAATCCTGTTGAAAAGATGGTCGATTTAACCAACACTCCTATTTTGGTACAAACATTCAGATTTGGAAAACACAAAGGCAAAAGTCTTGAAGAAGTTGCAAGTGAAGATGCAGGATATCTGCGATGGATGTTGAAGAATATGGAAAATATTGATGAAGATCTGCGCTACTCTATCAACTACTACCTGGAGTCATAA